Sequence from the Cryptococcus neoformans var. neoformans JEC21 chromosome 1, complete sequence genome:
ATTGGTAAGGTGCTAATAGCATACGCACCACAGTGATCCTCGCCCCTTCTCCCATGCCTCATATCCTTGTCCCGCTTGCGGCGAGTCTTCTGAGGGCAGGATATATTGTATTGATTGCTGTCACCAATAACAGGGATGCGCAATCTCTTGAGAAAAGGTTGAATGgattggaggaaagatccGCCTTGCGTGTTCTTGTCTACGACCCGGATGACGTGCGTACATGAATATTTCATTTATGGCGATTGCGACTGACTGTTTCGATCGATTATGATAGCCTTCTActttccctcctttccATCGCTCGCTTCTTGCCACCCTTACTCTCCGTTTCCCTGTCAGTGGAAGGTACACTGCTGGGGATCCATACAATCCACAACCATCTCAATTAGCTCACATCCAtgctttcctttccctctatcccctccacccatctccaccatctcaGCCAGGAGCCCTTCCAGCTCTACCTACACTTCTCGCTCCTAACCCCGACGGCAGTAAACCAATGCTGGTGAATTTTTACCCGTCAGGCTCAGTACCGACGACGCCTGTTACTTTTGCTAGCCAGATTCTCTCTAGCAACCATGTGTTGCTTGGTAGGAATCTGGCAGCATCCTCTGGTGCTAGAGTCATCTCCATATACATTGGTGATGTTGATCTACCAACTCTGCCTGCGATCCTCAGTCATGGCAAAACTCTTTCCCGTCGTCAGATCGCAAAGGAACGACTTGCGCAGGTAGCATCACCGCAGCAAAAGGTGTCTATCATTCGAGACTATATCTACGGCTCATTCAATGCTGTTTTCAGTGTGGTCATCGGATCACTCGGTCTGGGGACTGCAGTGAGAGATTACAAGACGTTTGAAAAAGGGGTTCTGAAAGCCATCAAATCGTCCCACGGCCAACTTTTCTTCATTGGTCAACGATCAttccttccattctttGTTGCACATCTACCTATCCCCagctccttccttcctcctcttttaGCGTACCTGCCCGCAATGCCCTCTTGCACCGGTCCTGCGGCTTCTGAGCACGTCAAATCCGCCGGCTACAAGAACAAAACTTCTGTGGCCAAACAAGGGGCGACTAGCCGCCAGGACGCAaatggggaaaaggagaggtTGTCAGCTTCGGAGGGCAGTGAACATGAGGCAGGAGAAGACCTCATCAGCTCGGTGCACACTGGAACGAGCACCAGTAGTAGAGGTGTGGGTAGTGAGAGCTCGGAGGGGGCTAGCGGTCTTGGAGGTAGTTGGGTTGGATTGGAGGACGCCGTTTGAGCTTGCATGCTTATAGGCGCTCTGAATTTCCTGCGACACAGTGAAGTTGCCTGGGTGGATGGAAGGTGTATGGTTTGTCTGTTCGCTCTTTGCTCTTCGTTGTTTTGAATTGAAATTCTCAAATCAGTTGCTTGTGGTTCCATATGTTATGTAATTATATATCACGCTTTTCCAAAGCGGGCGGCTGACCGATGTATGACTGGTCGTTGACTCTGTCTAGAGACACAGCAGAGAGTGCGGCCATTAGTACTTGATGAGTTCTTGTTTGTAGATCTCACCAACTCGCAAGATATGAACAGGCAATGGGAAGTACAACACATCGGAGATCTACATTTTATCTCGGGGATGGTTCTATCAAGTAATAAAAAAATAATTGATCGACGCGATAAGATTGCACACGCGTCAGGGGTAAGCATAAATAGATCCCGGATCTCTTGAGTAAGATCGTTCACAACCACACACAACTCCCCAACAGACAGACGATCTCCCACCCTCGACCACGTTCTTGAAGACTTTTGGAACAACCTGGTAACAATGCTTCACCGCCGCCACCCCATTTCACATCCAGTTCCTCCATCCCCTTCGCGTCAACATCGTGACTACCTTGGCACTACAAGCACTACAGGCATACCAATACCACCGACCTCATCGCGTACATCGACGCCTGGTCGCCCTGCATCCAACCCAGTGCACTGGGAGTTGGATGCGAGAGAGCAAACCTCTTTATATGACCACGGGTTGAATAGACCTGGTAGAAGTAGTATGAGTAAAGGGACGGATATCGGCTGGGACACTGCTGAAAGCAGAAAGAATTTAACAAATAGAATGGGGATGGGCTTGCGCAACGTTAGGCATGGGATGAAAGATGCACTAAGAATGGATAGGAGTGTAAATCTCGTCTGGCAGTAAGTCAGTGGTCGCAGCGTGCTGAACATCTCCTTGTTCCACTGGCTAATAAATTTACGAAGTGACCGCGAGCTGAAAACTCTAATCATCAAGTCGATGTACGATCATTTCATTGCTTTTCCTCAGCCGCTAAGCTGACGGCAAAATGAAGGTTAATTAACCTTTTATCATTACTCCTGTTGTCCTTGTCGTCTCTGATCTTTTCACCAATACTGGTGCATCCGGCCTCCACCGACATGCAGACGCGTACAAAAGCGATCGGTATGTGGTATAACATTTTGCTCAGCTGGCCTGTTTTTGTTGTGTGTTTCTGGGTCAATGTGAGCTGGTGTTTGGGAGTCTCAGGACCAGCGTTGATGTCCGGTGCCGTTATTGTAGGCCAACTGGGGACCCGGAATATCAAAACGGGCACAAGTATTACTTCATCCTACTTATCGGCACCA
This genomic interval carries:
- a CDS encoding expressed protein, giving the protein MPEDLSFLDQLEDWLEAQIPNNLHDLPSKMFDTVEKLTNDLFETLNVHGPPSISIPFPPFGAKEVPTVPLPPPPPPSSTISCCQNAVHRSGRFVKTHPIAVGAVISVGLGFTGLLAYHGASFFAKGRKEKRQFGVNGVVRDGMLKEAIVILAPSPMPHILVPLAASLLRAGYIVLIAVTNNRDAQSLEKRLNGLEERSALRVLVYDPDDPSTFPPFHRSLLATLTLRFPVSGRYTAGDPYNPQPSQLAHIHAFLSLYPLHPSPPSQPGALPALPTLLAPNPDGSKPMLVNFYPSGSVPTTPVTFASQILSSNHVLLGRNLAASSGARVISIYIGDVDLPTLPAILSHGKTLSRRQIAKERLAQVASPQQKVSIIRDYIYGSFNAVFSVVIGSLGLGTAVRDYKTFEKGVLKAIKSSHGQLFFIGQRSFLPFFVAHLPIPSSFLPPLLAYLPAMPSCTGPAASEHVKSAGYKNKTSVAKQGATSRQDANGEKERLSASEGSEHEAGEDLISSVHTGTSTSSRGVGSESSEGASGLGGSWVGLEDAV